AGTTGATGTTAATAGATTTGATATGCTGGTAATTTAGCCTTTGTTTTAGCTTTAAGGATTGTCAACCTCACCAAATCCGTAGTCTAGTAACTAGAGTGTTTAATGGCAGTGTTGGCACATGAGAAGAGTGCCTGTGACATGGCTTGTCAATAtaaacatcttttcctttttcccaggCGTGTGCTCGTCCACTGATATCGGTGTACTCCGAAAAGGGGGAATCATCTGGCAAAAATGTCACTTTGCCTGCTGTGTTCAAGGCTCCCATTCGACCGGATATTGTGAACTTTGTTCACACCAACTTGCGGAAAAACAATAGACAGCCCTATGCTGTCAGTGAATTAGCAGGTATGGATTTAGATCTTTCATGGGTTGATATTTTAAGAGCTGCTTAACAGCAGTGATGAAATTCCACTCCATTGGTCCGTGTTTCTGAATCTCATGATTTTCCTGGATGTTCTGATGCTGTTTGCCACTATACATACTAGTTATATTGGTATGGTTGGGTAGCTGAAACTTGTGTTTTTTCCGATTTCAGGTCATCAAACCAGTGCTGAGTCATGGGGTACTGGCAGAGCTGTGGCTCGAATTCCCAGAGTTCGAGGTGGTGGGACTCATCGTTCTGGCCAGGGTGCCTTTGGCAATGTATCCTTTGCGTCACTACCTAAATTGGTCAGCCATCATGGAATTTAGCAGACGGAACCTGGTTTATTCATGTtagtaatttgaaaatacttgTGTTGAAGACGCTAATAGTTCCCAGGTTGCTCTACACAGATTTGGAATCTGGaaaaaatttttgtcaaatattaaaGACAATAGGAGCTTGACATTAGGAAGTTTTGCTTGCCATGATGTCGTAATTTGCGTCATACTCTGTTCTCAGCGACAGTTGCCTGCTGTCAGTAAGCTGGTTCGGAAGGATGACGACAATTCTTACTGAGCAAGACATAACCTTTTAAATTCCTAACATTGGAAAAATGTGGTTCTTAACTGGGAAAATAGATGTGTCGTGGAGGCCGCATGTTTGCACCAACTAAAACCTGGCGCCGTTGGCACCGCAGAGTAAACACAACGCAGAAGCGATACGCCATCTGCTCTGCCTTGGCTGCCTCGGCCTTACCAGCGCTGGTTATGTCTAAAGGTTTGTGGTATTTTGTATTACAGGACtggtataaaatacacatttttccccccttcaccTGAATTTTTTGTGTTAATAGCCTGTGTAAATTCTATTTATCCCAGAGTACTCAAATTTCCTTCTAAATAGTTGTAACAATCTAACACATAAGTCATCAGTGAATATTATGTAATGGGAAGTAATTCAAACAGTGAtttaatatattagaaaactTCAACTTAAAACGTCATCTTGTTgcctattctttttatttaactgTCAAAATGATGAGTTTCCACTTCATTGGTCCGTGTTTCTGAAACACATGATATTTGTGGAAGTTCTGATTTGGCATGTTGCATACCATTTTGCTTTcgtgggttaaataaaatgtttcttgatATTTCAAAAAGTCCGGGGTAACCAGGTCAATGTTAATTGGCTTTGTTAGGTCATCGTATTGAGGAAGTTCCTGAACTTCCTTTGGTGGTTGAAGATAAAGTGGAAGGCTACAAGAAGACCAAGGAGGCTGTTTTGCTTCTTAAGAAGCTTAAGGCCTGGAATGATATCAAAAAGGTAGGTTTACTGGACACATTCACAGTTTGGTAATCTTTCACAAATCATGTCaggatttaattttctaaagattATTGAAGGACAGTATTAAGTTCAGTGGACATGAGCAGAGACTCTGGAACCACTACACTGCTTGACAATGggatatattctgagaaatgcatttttaGATGATTTTGTTGTCATGTGGACATAGCATGCTGACACAAGCCTGGGTGGTGTAACTTGCATATCTAGGCTATGTGATATACCACTGTCTATATGCATTCCAGCACATAACTCTACTTGAGTTTAAATCCTGACTGCCATTGATGGCTGTGTTTTAATGTTAGGCAAGTCATTTCTATCTTGTTTAATCTGTAAAAATGGGGTTTTTTAACAATGAAGATCTGTTACAGGGATCATCTTAATCAGAACACTAAATCATCTCACTTTGTAGGTCTATGCCTCTCAGCGAATGAGAGCTGGCAAGGGCAAAATGAGAAACCGTCGTCGTATCCAGCGCAGGGGCCCTTGCATTATCTATAACGAGGACAATGGCATCATCAAAGCCTTCAGAAACATCCCTGGTAATTCTTAGATTGCCAACGTGTTTTGATTGCCTATACTATGCAAGCTTATTCAGCTTTTTATTATGATGAGATTCTACTTTATGGTCCGTGTTTCTGAAACATGATTTTGTGGAACTTCTGATTCTAGGTGAATGCCTGTATCATTAGTAGTTGAAACTGCATAATTAATGATAGTTCTCAGGTACCTTAGGTAGCACATAATCCATAAAGataatttgtgtttcttctgttgAAATATACGTGCCCTAATTCTCTCTCCCTTTAAAAGGAATTACTCTGCTTAATGTAAGCAAACTGAACATTTTGAAACTTGCTCCTGGTGGGCATGTGGGCCGTTTCTGCATTTGGACTGAAAGTGCTTTCCGCAAGTTAGATGAGCTGTATGGCACGTGGCGTAAAGCCGCCTCCCTCAAGAGTAACTACAAGTAAGTGTTCTTCATACTCACATACTGAACATAGATGTTTATATTGTGGATATTTACATGTCTCTGTTGAGGTTTGTGTTCTTCAGTCAATCACACAAGAAATAAGAATTGAGCATCGATTAtcaacatttttcttgttttttctttcagccttCCCATGCACAAGATGCTCAATACAGACCTTAGCAGAATCTTGAAAAGCCCAGAGATTCAGAGAGCCCTCCGAGCACCACGGTAAAGTTGTGATACTTAACAGTAATTCTTGCCCCGACCTCATACAATGGGTTAGTTTTTAAATGTGGATGTTAATACAGTGTCTACCTTTTGATAGCAAAAAGATTCATCGCAGAGTCCTGAAGAAGAATCCACTGAAAAACCTGAGAATCATGTTGAAGCTAAACCCATATGCAAAGACCATGCGCCGGAACACCATTCTTCGCCAGGCCAAGAATGTAAGTGATAATTTGGTTTTTGCTAATGTTAAGTTTTTAGAAGgatttgatttttagattttcttcctAATTTGTTGCAGCACAAGCTCCGGATGGATAAAGCAGCAGCAGCTCTAGAAGCCAAATCAGATGAGAAGGGGGTTCCAGGCAAGAAGCCAGtggtaggaaagaaaggaaagaaggctgtTGGCATTACAAAGCAGAAGAAGCCTCTAGTGGGAAAAAAGGCTGCAGCTACCAAGAAACCAGCAGCTGAGAAGAAGCCTGCAGAAAAGAAACCcaccacagaagaaaagaagcccGTGGCATAaacttaaatttgtttatttcatgaAAGTGAGATCACTTTGGACAGCTAATTTTGAATAAAGGGATCAAAGAGGCAAGGAGAAACATGACTTGTTGGATGTGTTGTGTGAATCATTTGTTACAGTCTGGTATGAAATGGAGCATTGGATTTATACTAAATCCATGCTGTTGAATGGAAAGGGGTGTTCCATAAATCTGGATATAAAATCCGTTTGGTACAATCTGGATATAAAATCCATTTTgtaagtaccatattttgctgtgtataatgaaATACACTCCTATGTTTTTGGACCaagttttcagggaaacagtactacccatgtataatgggTATCCTTATTTCCCCCTCATAAATGTGGGCCAAAAAAGTGcgcacagcaaaatacagtaacgTCTTGAGAAAGATGGTTAAAAGACTTGTCAGAAATATACAGAAGCTGTTAGAATTTAGCCTCCCagccaaaaaaaacccacactggAAAATTCCATAAAGATTTGACATTTTCAGTAACCACAAGAGGGCAGTCAATACACACTTTGGGGTGCAGCAGTACGAAACAGTTCCCTCAGAAATGTTACAACCTACTGTAATAGAACTGCTCTTGGAGGAAATGCTTGCCACCCTCATTGTTGGCCCTTGAAAGTGCCAGAAGCATCTCAGAACCACTTGTGTGGTTTCCTTTTAACTAGGAGATGAATATATTGACCAAACATGGTGCAGAGGAGAGTACCTACAAGTGTTCTTTGCTAAAGCTTTTAATTTGTTCTGTCAATGTCTTCATCCTCGAGTTTACATGATTCCTACTCTTGTCCCATGTCAGGATCTTGATGTCCCCCTTCACCCCCCACTGGCAGTCTGAAATCCACAGGGTGATGTATAATCCCATTTGCAGATTCTAGAGCTCTCAGTTCCCCAACACAAAGACACCATCTCTCAATCCAATTTGTTAGCGTTGCTCAAATTTAATGCTCTTTAATTTTCGCGGACCTCCTGGGATATACATTCTGGTGGCCGGGAATCCTTTCCCACAAAAACCAGTAGGGTACGTGTGCCGTGCTAAGTGCTGGCGATACTGGCCG
The nucleotide sequence above comes from Rhinolophus ferrumequinum isolate MPI-CBG mRhiFer1 chromosome 6, mRhiFer1_v1.p, whole genome shotgun sequence. Encoded proteins:
- the RPL4 gene encoding 60S ribosomal protein L4, which encodes MACARPLISVYSEKGESSGKNVTLPAVFKAPIRPDIVNFVHTNLRKNNRQPYAVSELAGHQTSAESWGTGRAVARIPRVRGGGTHRSGQGAFGNMCRGGRMFAPTKTWRRWHRRVNTTQKRYAICSALAASALPALVMSKGHRIEEVPELPLVVEDKVEGYKKTKEAVLLLKKLKAWNDIKKVYASQRMRAGKGKMRNRRRIQRRGPCIIYNEDNGIIKAFRNIPGITLLNVSKLNILKLAPGGHVGRFCIWTESAFRKLDELYGTWRKAASLKSNYNLPMHKMLNTDLSRILKSPEIQRALRAPRKKIHRRVLKKNPLKNLRIMLKLNPYAKTMRRNTILRQAKNHKLRMDKAAAALEAKSDEKGVPGKKPVVGKKGKKAVGITKQKKPLVGKKAAATKKPAAEKKPAEKKPTTEEKKPVA